A genome region from Chitinispirillales bacterium includes the following:
- a CDS encoding CDP-alcohol phosphatidyltransferase family protein, which yields MKAKPLVGYYGLWVVLTYLSAVVAMLGIHFALVDDIRRALICLMICGVCDMFDGRIASLFKKRTIRQRHYGIQIDSLSDIIAFGVLPLAIGYGEQYCTVDKLVSLGWFDTAVFAIYLLAALIRLAYYNVIEGELCKQNKKRTYYEGFPVTGVAVIIPLAYALCHIYGRNVYSIYNILLLFLSVAFTLRIRLPKPSVRTQIIIFCIGLPIIIYLFILCTV from the coding sequence GTGAAAGCGAAACCTCTTGTCGGGTATTACGGTTTATGGGTAGTTTTAACTTACCTCAGCGCCGTTGTTGCGATGCTCGGCATTCACTTTGCGCTTGTTGACGATATACGCCGCGCCCTTATATGTCTTATGATTTGCGGAGTATGCGACATGTTCGACGGACGCATAGCAAGCCTCTTCAAAAAGCGAACCATACGCCAGAGACATTACGGAATACAGATAGATTCCTTATCCGACATAATCGCTTTCGGCGTACTTCCGCTTGCTATAGGATACGGAGAACAATATTGTACGGTCGATAAACTTGTTTCTTTGGGATGGTTTGACACGGCTGTTTTTGCAATATATCTTTTGGCGGCGCTCATTAGATTGGCATACTATAATGTAATAGAGGGCGAACTTTGCAAACAGAACAAAAAGCGTACATACTACGAGGGTTTCCCGGTAACGGGCGTCGCCGTAATTATTCCGCTTGCGTATGCACTCTGCCATATATACGGAAGAAATGTTTACAGCATCTATAACATACTGCTTTTGTTTTTATCTGTTGCTTTCACGCTGAGAATACGGTTGCCTAAACCAAGCGTTCGCACTCAAATTATAATTTTCTGCATCGGTCTGCCCATCATAATATATCTGTTTATACTGTGTACGGTTTAA